In Helianthus annuus cultivar XRQ/B chromosome 8, HanXRQr2.0-SUNRISE, whole genome shotgun sequence, a single genomic region encodes these proteins:
- the LOC110872882 gene encoding transmembrane 9 superfamily member 4: protein MYLYVLISLFLCQTPQSSYCLLPQLTGMVGLSKIPFVTLLLIFLGTQVNSDAYGHRYSIGDVVPIYANKVGPYSNRWEKYNYYDFPFCSPDSVHEKDNIGRMLTGESLVSTPFMIGFRVNKEHELSCKKRLNKSDVSLFRSMIKKGYQMQLYYDDLPIWGLIGSVERNYTDENKNKYFLYKHFKFGISYNKDRVFGVGLKEDPSSMVDVTNDMETDVDFTYSIYWGETKGKFEERLNDYSPSSILPLHINAHIHSIATSCFTIFIVIICLVIVIYTRFLHKDISRYTCDVEEAEVINNQEQKGWKNIHGDVFRFPEHKSLLSAALGSGTQLLALIVIILVLGVMGVFQPFVQVVFLKALVIIYAVTSVVSGYTTASFYHQLKGTTWIKNVLLTGGLYFVPVFLTFSVNAIFAVYNGQTDTFPLNSIITLFIVWIFLATPLLILGGIMGKNRASDFQAPCRTAKGPKKALKLVWYKGIIPQMVLAGFLPFSVIKIQIYDNLSAVWGHGIYTFYNSMAIMFVLLLIMTSLVSVMLTSFQLAVEDHEWWWRSFFNGGSTGLYVYGYGIYYYFYYYFLSDMNRDMNSFVPSFCFFGYMSCLAYGMFLALGTVGFCASLLFVRHIYTSVKCD from the exons ATGTATCTTTATGTTTTGATCTCTCTATTTCTGTGTCAAACACCCCAATCTTCTTATTGTTTGTTGCCCCAACTAACAGGGATGGTAGGATTATCAAAAATCCCTTTTGTCACTCTTCTGTTAATCTTTCTTGGAACCCAAGTAAACTCAGACGCCTATGGTCATCGCTACAGTATTGGAGATGTTGTCCCCATCTATGCCAACAAAGTCGGCCCGTACTCCAATCGTTG GGAAAAATATAACTATTATGATTTTCCCTTTTGTTCTCCAG ATTCTGTACACGAGAAGGATAATATAGGCAGGATGTTGACTGGAGAGAGCCTTGTTTCAACTCCATTCATGATCGGATTCCGCGTAAATAAAGAGCATGAGTTATCATGCAAGAAAAGACTGAATAAATCAGACGTTTCTCTGTTTAGAAGTATGATAAAGAAGGGTTACCAAATGCAATTGTATTATGACGACTTACCGATATGGGGTCTCATTGGAAGTGTTGAAAGGAATTATACAGATGAAAATAAGAACAAATATTTCCTTTACAAGCATTTTAAGTTTGGGATTTCATATAACAAAGACCGTGTTTTCGGGGTTGGTCTTAAAGAGGATCCAAGTTCAATGGTAGATGTAACAAATGACATGGAAACCGATGTGGATTTCACATACTCCATTTATTGGGGAGAGACAAAAGGTAAATTTGAAGAGAGATTGAATGATTATTCACCTTCTTCCATTTTACCACTTCACATAAACGCGCATATTCACTCGATTGCAACTTCATGCTTTACAATCTTCATTGTGATCATTTGTCTAGTCATCGTCATTTACACACGATTTCTTCACAAAGATATTTCCAG ATATACATGCGACGTTGAAGAGGCCGAAGTTATCAATAATCAAGAACAAAAGGGATGGAAGAACATACATGGTGATGTGTTCAGATTCCCGGAACACAAATCTTTACTTTCTGCAGCTCTCGGTTCTGGCACTCAGCTACTTGCACT CATTGTAATCATTCTTGTTTTGGGTGTCATGGGTGTCTTTCAGCCTTTTGTTCAAGTAGTATTCTTGAAAGCACTTGTCATTATATACGCAGTTACATCTGTGGTATCCGGGTATACAACAGCATCATTCTATCATCAACTAAAAGGAACAACATGG ATAAAGAACGTGTTGTTGACTGGAGGACTATATTTTGTGCCGGTCTTTCTTACATTTAGTGTCAATGCTATCTTTGCTGTTTACAATGGACAAACCGACACATTTCCATTGAATTCAATAATCACATTGTTTATCGTGTGGATTTTTCTAGCAACCCCGTTACTTATTTTAGGAGGGATTATGGGGAAAAACCGTGCATCTGATTTCCAAGCTCCTTGCAGAACCGCTAAAGGTCCTAAAAAAGCTCTTAAACTGGTTTGGTACAAGGGTATCATCCCTCAGATGGTTCTGGCTGGATTTTTGCCATTTAGTGTCATCAAAATTCAGATTTATGACAATCTTTCGGCTGTTTGGGGACATGGGATTTACACATTTTACAATTCTATGGCCATAATGtttgttcttcttttgatcatGACCTCTTTAGTTTCTGTGATGCTGACAAGTTTCCAGCTTGCTGTTGAAGATCatgaatggtggtggag GTCGTTTTTCAATGGTGGATCTACGGGATTGTATGTGTATGGTTACGGTATCTATTACTATTTTTATTACTATTTTTTGTCGGATATGAATAGGGATATGAATAGTTTTGTGCCAAGTTTTTGTTTTTTCGGTTACATGAGTTGCCTCGCGTATGGAATGTTTCTTgcacttggaactgtgggcttctgTGCGTCGTTGCTCTTTGTACGCCATATATACACATCTGTTAAGTGTGACTAG
- the LOC110872883 gene encoding transmembrane 9 superfamily member 4: MLFTALLLICLGRQLVASDVSNHRFGKGDIVPFYADRVGPFSNPRETYAYYDLPYCPPDIVKEEKLSLGEMLNGDRLVSTPYKFEFLVDKAYEVLCNTTLSKTDVSKFRTAIEKDYYMQLYFDDLPVWAFIGRMQKNYTNEGTDSISILTTHFDFEVFFNKDRVIEVNLRTDYNSLAYVTEDKEVDVAFTYSVGWKMTQQPFDKRMEKYVGYLILPHHLSVHHNSIAFSSVTLVILVILLLTFYALVLRKDISKYSHDVEETQVAENHEETGWKNIHGDVFRFPKHKSLFAAALGSGTHLLVLIVSILVLGHLGFFPPYVRGVFWNALVIVYAITFVISGYTSVSFYSQLEGTNWMKNVLLAGGLFFVPLVLTFSFLNSIANFYGTTAALPLRGMVILTGLCVFLASPLLLLGGIIGKNRASDFQAPCRTAKCPKEVPQLRWYRGVLPQMALAGILPFSVIYIQLYYIFATVWGHRLYTLYGILCVVFILLLIMTALVSVALTYFQLAVEDHEWWWRSFFCGGSTGFFIYGYCIYYYFYRSDMTGFMQTSFFFGYMACVSYGVFLVLGSVGFRASLLFVRYLYAAIKCD; encoded by the exons GGAAACATATGCTTATTATGATCTTCCCTATTGTCCTCCAG ATATTGTGAAAGAGGAAAAGCTTAGTCTTGGTGAAATGTTGAATGGCGATCGCCTTGTCTCAACTCCATATAAGTTTGAGTTCCTTGTGGATAAAGCTTATGAAGTATTATGCAACACGACACTCAGCAAAACAGACGTTTCTAAGTTTAGAACCGCAATCGAGAAGGATTACTATATGCAGTTGTATTTTGATGACTTGCCAGTTTGGGCTTTCATTGGAAGGATGCAAAAGAATTATACAAATGAAGGGACCGATAGCATATCTATCCTTACCACACATTTTGATTTTGAAGTTTTCTTCAATAAGGATCGTGTTATAGAGGTCAATCTTCGGACAGATTATAATTCATTGGCATATGTGACAGAGGACAAAGAAGTTGACGTCGCTTTCACATATTCTGTTGGTTGGAAGATGACACAACAACCTTTTGATAAAAGAATGGAAAAATACGTCGGCTATTTAATTTTACCACACCACTTGTCCGTTCATCATAACTCCATTGCATTCTCATCTGTCACACTCGTCATTCTCGTTATTCTTCTACTTACATTTTATGCGCTGGTCCTGCGCAAAGACATTTCCAA GTACTCACACGATGTGGAAGAGACTCAAGTGGCGGAGAATCATGAAGAGACGGGATGGAAGAACATCCACGGTGACGTATTTAGATTCCCAAAACACAAGTCGTTATTTGCGGCAGCTCTTGGTTCTGGCACTCACTTGCTTGTACT CatcgtatcaattcttgttctgGGCCACCTAGGTTTCTTTCCACCCTATGTTCGAGGAGTATTCTGGAATGCACTTGTCATTGTATATGCGATTACATTCGTAATTTCAGGATATACGTCTGTATCTTTCTATTCACAACTCGAAGGAACCAATTGG ATGAAGAACGTTTTGCTAGCAGGAGGGTTATTTTTTGTGCCCCTTGTTCTTACATTTAGTTTCCTAAACAGTATTGCTAATTTTTACGGAACAACTGCCGCATTGCCATTGAGAGGAATGGTCATATTAACTGGTTTGTGCGTATTTTTGGCATCACCGTTGCTTCTTTTAGGAGGGATTATTGGGAAAAACCGAGCATCTGATTTCCAAGCTCCGTGTAGAACTGCCAAGTGTCCTAAAGAGGTTCCTCAACTACGATGGTACCGGGGTGTTCTTCCTCAGATGGCTTTAGCCGGGATTTTGCCATTTAGTGTAATATACATTCAGCTTTACTACATATTTGCAACCGTATGGGGCCATCGCCTTTACACACTTTACGGTATTCTGTGTGTAGTCTTCATTCTGCTTTTGATCATGACTGCTTTAGTGTCGGTGGCACTGACATACTTCCAGCTGGCTGTTGAAGATCatgaatggtggtggag GTCATTTTTCTGTGGTGGGTCAACAGGATTCTTTATATACGGTTATTGTATCTATTATTATTTCTACAGATCAGATATGACGGGTTTCATGCAAACCTCATTTTTCTTTGGGTATATGGCTTGTGTCAGCTATGGCGTGTTTCTAGTACTTGGAAGTGTGGGTTTCCGTGCTTCGTTGCTCTTTGTCCGTTACCTCTATGCAGCTATAAAATGCGACTAG